Proteins from a single region of Acidianus ambivalens:
- a CDS encoding DUF917 domain-containing protein, giving the protein METYRLKIGDINKLAIGSSLLGSGGGGDPYIGVSMLKNELEKRKTDVEIIIGINELNKNEYLVSTAMMGATTISIEKPPNGNEVLMAMRTYIRIAGKNISYITPVEVGGENSITPLISSLKTGIPVLDGDGMGRAFPELQMTTFYFNGVSPSPLVLVDERDNVSVIYGIDGLWSERIARAVTLRYGGSSYVISYGMSLRDYATSYIPNTLSLSIEIGELLNEHKLDEVLDKLHGVILFKGKIVDVWKGLDKGFSKGYVLIEGLDEYKNMNLRIHFQNEFIVAIINESVAASAPDIISLLDLFSLKPITTDRVKYGQKVIVVGIPAHEKLKTEKALKYVGPKAFGYNIEYFPLTSKKKLFL; this is encoded by the coding sequence ATGGAGACTTACAGGCTAAAAATAGGCGATATTAATAAATTAGCAATTGGATCTTCTTTACTTGGATCTGGAGGCGGAGGAGATCCTTATATTGGAGTTTCCATGCTAAAAAACGAGCTTGAAAAAAGGAAGACCGATGTAGAAATAATAATTGGAATCAATGAGTTGAATAAAAATGAGTATCTAGTATCTACTGCAATGATGGGGGCAACTACAATATCAATAGAAAAACCTCCAAACGGTAACGAAGTTTTAATGGCAATGAGAACGTATATTAGAATAGCGGGTAAAAATATAAGTTACATAACTCCAGTAGAGGTAGGAGGAGAGAACTCCATTACTCCTTTAATTTCCTCTCTAAAGACGGGAATACCAGTACTAGATGGAGACGGAATGGGAAGGGCGTTTCCAGAGTTACAAATGACTACGTTTTACTTTAACGGTGTAAGTCCTTCACCGCTAGTGCTTGTTGACGAAAGAGATAATGTGTCCGTAATTTATGGAATAGATGGGTTATGGTCGGAAAGAATAGCTAGAGCTGTAACATTAAGGTATGGTGGAAGTTCGTATGTAATATCTTACGGTATGAGCTTAAGGGACTACGCAACCTCATATATTCCCAATACGCTTAGTTTATCAATTGAAATAGGAGAGCTACTTAATGAACATAAACTAGATGAGGTTCTAGATAAGCTTCACGGAGTAATATTGTTCAAGGGTAAGATAGTTGACGTATGGAAGGGATTAGATAAAGGATTCAGTAAAGGTTATGTATTAATAGAGGGATTAGACGAGTATAAAAATATGAATTTACGTATACATTTTCAGAATGAATTTATTGTTGCGATTATTAATGAGAGCGTTGCTGCTTCCGCTCCAGATATAATTAGCCTACTTGACTTGTTTAGTCTAAAGCCCATTACTACTGATAGAGTAAAGTATGGACAAAAAGTTATTGTAGTTGGAATTCCGGCACACGAAAAACTCAAGACTGAAAAAGCATTAAAATATGT
- a CDS encoding M20 family metallopeptidase, with protein MILDKIDKIVNEYKEEIIDSLRQLIKIPTENPPGLNYNEFVSYASKWLSSLGYSTEVIKVPNTELPKLAKLGYGDRPNLIATTGKGKLSIAFNGHYDVVPAGKGWSVNPYDAVVINDRIYGRGASDMKSGIVAQIYSVEVLKKIINVDQAFKIRHFLVPDEETVGNENAGTYFVIREGYLSKSNTDYVIFTEPSGVENICNGHRGSLWGFIKILGKKAHGGSPQLGIDAIRKSTEVLTQLYSLQDKLSNKRTKYNIIPSDVKSPSLIVGQIKCGDWVNMVADECTFGFVRRLIPEEKLENARKEIINILESKKTRDPEFKYEYEEYYAVDTIVEDTKNPLYESLSEAITSVLNVKPKIGLLAATFDMRFTHYAGIPAVNYGPGKIELAHATDEYVNIADLLNSIKVLSLSLYLLGKKYGMLN; from the coding sequence ATGATATTGGATAAAATAGATAAAATTGTAAACGAATATAAGGAAGAAATTATAGATAGCCTTAGGCAGCTAATTAAAATTCCAACAGAAAATCCTCCCGGTCTGAACTATAATGAATTTGTATCCTACGCTAGTAAATGGTTAAGTTCGTTAGGTTATTCAACAGAAGTTATAAAAGTTCCAAACACTGAGCTTCCAAAGTTAGCTAAACTGGGCTATGGCGATAGACCTAATTTAATAGCAACAACCGGTAAAGGTAAACTGTCCATCGCATTTAATGGGCATTATGATGTAGTGCCTGCAGGAAAAGGATGGTCAGTAAATCCTTACGATGCTGTAGTAATTAATGACAGAATATACGGAAGAGGAGCCTCAGACATGAAATCTGGGATAGTTGCGCAAATATATTCTGTAGAAGTCCTAAAGAAGATAATAAATGTGGATCAAGCTTTTAAAATAAGGCATTTTTTAGTCCCCGATGAAGAAACCGTAGGCAATGAAAACGCTGGAACATATTTTGTTATAAGGGAGGGATATTTATCAAAATCTAATACAGATTATGTAATTTTTACTGAACCCAGCGGCGTAGAGAACATATGTAATGGACATAGGGGATCTCTATGGGGGTTTATAAAAATCTTGGGAAAGAAGGCTCACGGAGGATCTCCTCAATTAGGTATAGACGCGATTAGAAAATCCACAGAAGTACTTACTCAGCTTTATTCCTTGCAAGATAAGTTATCTAACAAGAGGACTAAATATAATATTATTCCTTCTGATGTGAAGAGCCCAAGTTTAATAGTAGGCCAAATTAAATGCGGTGACTGGGTTAACATGGTGGCAGACGAATGCACGTTCGGTTTCGTGAGGCGTCTAATTCCTGAGGAAAAATTGGAGAATGCAAGAAAGGAGATAATAAATATTCTAGAGAGTAAGAAGACAAGAGATCCTGAATTTAAATATGAATACGAGGAGTATTATGCCGTAGATACGATAGTTGAGGACACTAAAAACCCCTTATACGAAAGTCTTAGTGAAGCTATAACTTCGGTTCTGAACGTTAAGCCTAAAATTGGACTACTTGCTGCGACTTTTGATATGAGGTTTACTCATTATGCGGGTATACCAGCGGTAAATTATGGTCCCGGAAAAATAGAACTTGCTCACGCTACAGATGAATATGTTAATATCGCAGACCTATTAAATTCAATTAAAGTGCTTTCGCTCTCTTTATATTTGTTAGGTAAGAAATACGGAATGCTGAATTGA
- a CDS encoding MFS transporter, with protein MASVKGNPEIYIARLDRLPGWGLSYIIFWALGFSFFITLYDVINVGFALPYIPFITSSSEASLVASLGLFGYVVGAPIFSFLSDRIGRKPAMVFTSFLIAIGSFGDAFSVNFPMLSLFRFITGMAIGADLVLVMTYIAEMSPAKKRGIYSNIAFIAGYAGLGIGPYIAAEVVTTIPNIGWRIVFMIGGILAVGALLIRAYAPESLRFLAFHGKLEEAEKLISIMEEISIKRYKIDKLPDPIIMNYKPPKENPLKILLKPIYLKRLIVLFFLSFWFYFIDYPFLVLTPTWLKANLGYSSSQLSYAIFLFGLSGLGVILGSIILRFFIDRYDRRKLAIIDALFYMIGAIIMSIGAVGHNFTTFFIGSFIAETIGVGWFNVYYLLDVDNFPTIARATGYSLTDGIGHLGGALGLLALLPLANSLGNISVWGILWIPALIMGGLTLIFTPKTTGFRLEEVNENKI; from the coding sequence ATGGCATCAGTTAAAGGTAACCCTGAAATATATATAGCTAGATTAGATAGGTTACCAGGCTGGGGATTAAGTTACATAATATTTTGGGCTCTGGGATTTAGTTTCTTCATTACTTTATACGATGTAATAAATGTGGGTTTTGCATTACCTTATATACCATTTATAACTTCTAGCTCAGAAGCATCGTTAGTTGCATCTTTAGGACTTTTCGGATACGTTGTTGGAGCTCCAATATTTTCCTTTCTTTCGGATAGAATAGGAAGGAAACCAGCAATGGTCTTTACTTCTTTCCTTATAGCTATAGGAAGCTTTGGTGACGCTTTCTCTGTTAATTTTCCTATGTTGTCATTATTTAGATTTATAACTGGAATGGCAATAGGCGCAGATCTAGTTCTAGTAATGACATACATAGCTGAGATGTCGCCTGCAAAGAAGAGAGGGATATATTCCAATATTGCGTTTATAGCAGGTTATGCTGGACTCGGTATAGGCCCATATATAGCAGCCGAAGTCGTAACTACTATACCTAACATAGGTTGGAGAATAGTTTTCATGATAGGCGGTATATTAGCAGTAGGGGCACTGCTAATAAGGGCATATGCACCAGAGAGTTTGAGATTTTTAGCATTTCACGGAAAACTTGAAGAAGCTGAAAAACTTATCTCTATTATGGAGGAAATTTCAATAAAAAGATACAAAATTGACAAATTACCCGATCCAATTATAATGAATTATAAGCCACCAAAAGAAAACCCTTTAAAAATATTATTAAAGCCAATATATTTAAAAAGACTTATAGTGCTATTTTTTCTATCCTTCTGGTTTTACTTTATAGATTATCCTTTCCTAGTATTAACTCCTACATGGTTGAAAGCAAATTTAGGTTATTCGTCCTCTCAGCTAAGTTATGCAATATTCTTATTTGGGTTATCTGGATTAGGAGTAATATTAGGTTCAATTATTCTGAGATTTTTTATAGACAGATACGATAGAAGGAAGCTCGCAATAATAGATGCGTTATTTTATATGATAGGTGCAATAATAATGTCAATAGGCGCTGTAGGTCATAATTTCACTACCTTCTTTATAGGTTCATTTATTGCTGAAACTATAGGAGTGGGTTGGTTTAACGTCTACTACCTCCTAGACGTTGATAACTTTCCAACCATTGCTAGAGCAACTGGATATTCTCTAACAGATGGAATAGGACATTTAGGAGGGGCTTTAGGCTTATTAGCGCTTTTACCCTTAGCCAACAGTTTAGGTAATATAAGCGTCTGGGGAATTTTATGGATTCCTGCACTCATCATGGGTGGACTTACGTTAATTTTTACTCCTAAGACTACTGGATTCAGACTTGAAGAAGTTAATGAAAATAAAATATAA